A window of the Leucothrix mucor DSM 2157 genome harbors these coding sequences:
- a CDS encoding AMP-binding protein, which produces MSTPLDHSRHATSIGQFLEEAAQRYSNLNAFSCGPMKLGYSELAQHGKAFAAYLQSVGVAKGDRVAIMTPNLPAFPIATLGILKSGAAQVNINPQYTASELEHQLNDSGAETLVVFSGSTASYAAIKDNCPVKRVIVVNMSDGTSSDLPSPELDPAITDFVRFSDALATGAELEFQPVEIAREDLAFLQYTGGTTGPSKGAMLSHHNILSNIAQSYERIADVTCETEEVVVTAIPMYHIFALSVNFLTFAGCGSHNILITNPRDMAGFMADIKDSGFTVITGVNTLYAGMTSHPDFVNVDFSKLKASINGGTAALEATSDKWQSITGRPLIQGYGLSETSPILTWTLASVRTFTGKIGQAYPDTDIKLLDDANNEVAVGERGELVAKGPQVTSGYYKQPEATAEAFTADGYFRTGDIAIADETGTFKIVDRKKDMVIVSGFNVYPNEVEQAAAKCEGVRECACLGVPDEKTGEAVKLFVVREAGSKVTQEDIIAHCRDHLTSYKVPKIVTFIDEVPKSAVGKMLRRVLRDA; this is translated from the coding sequence ATGTCGACACCATTGGACCACAGCCGTCACGCAACATCGATTGGACAGTTTTTAGAAGAAGCCGCACAGCGTTATTCCAACCTCAATGCCTTTTCCTGTGGCCCGATGAAGCTGGGCTATTCTGAGCTTGCCCAACATGGAAAAGCTTTTGCCGCCTACTTACAAAGCGTTGGTGTAGCGAAAGGTGATCGCGTGGCGATAATGACGCCTAACCTGCCCGCATTCCCGATTGCGACTTTAGGTATTCTCAAGTCCGGCGCGGCTCAAGTTAATATCAATCCGCAATATACCGCTTCCGAATTAGAGCATCAGCTAAATGATTCCGGCGCAGAAACGCTAGTCGTGTTTAGTGGCAGCACGGCTTCTTATGCTGCGATTAAAGATAACTGCCCCGTTAAGCGCGTGATCGTTGTTAATATGAGCGATGGCACCAGCAGCGATTTGCCTTCACCGGAGCTAGACCCTGCGATTACCGACTTTGTACGCTTCTCCGATGCCTTGGCTACTGGTGCTGAGCTTGAGTTTCAACCTGTGGAAATAGCGCGTGAAGATCTGGCCTTTTTACAATACACCGGCGGTACAACAGGCCCATCCAAGGGGGCAATGCTTAGCCACCATAATATCCTCTCGAATATCGCCCAAAGCTACGAGCGGATTGCAGATGTCACTTGTGAAACCGAAGAAGTGGTTGTCACGGCGATTCCGATGTATCACATCTTTGCGCTGAGTGTGAACTTCCTGACTTTTGCTGGCTGTGGCTCACACAATATATTGATTACCAATCCACGCGATATGGCTGGCTTTATGGCCGATATCAAAGACAGTGGCTTTACCGTTATCACTGGTGTGAACACCTTATATGCGGGTATGACTTCGCATCCTGACTTTGTAAATGTGGATTTCTCAAAGCTTAAAGCCAGCATTAATGGCGGCACGGCAGCACTGGAAGCGACCTCAGATAAATGGCAAAGCATCACCGGACGCCCGCTAATTCAGGGTTATGGCTTGTCAGAAACCTCGCCAATTTTAACTTGGACCTTAGCCAGCGTGCGCACCTTTACCGGCAAGATCGGGCAGGCATATCCAGATACCGACATCAAACTGCTGGATGATGCTAATAACGAAGTCGCAGTTGGTGAACGTGGTGAGCTAGTGGCCAAAGGCCCACAAGTCACCAGTGGCTACTACAAGCAGCCTGAAGCGACTGCCGAAGCATTTACAGCCGATGGTTACTTCCGCACCGGCGATATTGCCATTGCTGATGAGACTGGCACTTTTAAAATCGTCGATCGCAAAAAAGACATGGTGATTGTCTCCGGCTTTAATGTGTACCCCAATGAAGTGGAGCAAGCAGCCGCTAAATGCGAGGGTGTTCGAGAATGCGCTTGTTTGGGTGTGCCCGATGAAAAAACCGGTGAAGCAGTGAAGCTGTTTGTGGTTAGAGAGGCAGGCAGCAAGGTGACTCAAGAGGATATTATTGCGCATTGTCGCGATCATCTGACCTCATACAAAGTCCCTAAAATCGTGACTTTCATTGACGAAGTGCCTAAATCAGCGGTTGGTAAAATGCTCAGACGTGTCCTGCGCGACGCGTAA
- a CDS encoding peroxiredoxin-like family protein, producing MTSLKQQTEAKVAAGRQANPDFMKGIDEVIAEAKAFQQGGDALAVGQRVPAFELPDAEGNLVSSADLLAKGPLVVTFYRGSWCPYCNLQLRALQARLADINALGAQLVAISPQVPDGSLSKNEISEMDFIVLSDQNAKVAAEYGVAWEVPEFMLNHMKVDRQLDLESINNGNGSVLPIPATFVIGTDGVITWRYVDVDYRTRSEPDDIIEALKKLSA from the coding sequence ATGACAAGTTTAAAACAACAAACTGAAGCAAAAGTTGCCGCTGGCCGACAGGCTAATCCTGACTTTATGAAAGGCATTGATGAAGTAATTGCAGAGGCCAAAGCCTTTCAGCAAGGTGGCGATGCATTGGCGGTGGGCCAGCGAGTGCCTGCGTTTGAACTGCCTGATGCAGAAGGTAACTTAGTCTCTTCTGCGGATTTATTGGCGAAAGGCCCGTTGGTGGTGACTTTTTATCGCGGCAGTTGGTGCCCGTATTGCAACCTGCAGCTGCGAGCCTTACAAGCGCGCTTGGCGGATATTAATGCGCTGGGTGCGCAGTTGGTTGCGATCAGCCCGCAAGTCCCTGATGGCTCACTCTCCAAGAATGAAATTAGCGAAATGGATTTCATTGTACTGTCTGATCAAAATGCAAAGGTTGCTGCAGAGTATGGCGTGGCATGGGAAGTGCCTGAGTTTATGTTGAATCACATGAAAGTGGATCGCCAGCTTGATCTTGAATCCATTAATAACGGCAATGGCAGTGTGTTACCGATTCCGGCGACCTTTGTGATTGGGACTGATGGGGTTATTACTTGGCGCTATGTTGATGTGGATTATCGAACCCGCTCAGAGCCTGACGATATTATCGAGGCATTGAAAAAGCTGTCAGCTTAA